GTTGGTTAACCACAAGTCCAAAGTTTGCCAACACAATTCCTGTATAAATATGTGCTACTACTATTTGTGTAAGTTTTGAGATTTGGAGAGTAAAAAATAGTCCTTTTGCCTCCCAAAAGACCCTTGGCTGCTAGTTCTCATTACGTCTTTCCTTTTGCACCACTTTATCATTCACTTGATTTTTATTGTCACTTCTTGTTCATAGTTTACTTTCCCTCATCATTCTTGTCCCTTGATTTATTCGTTTGTTCAATTTATGTGGATTTAGAAATTTTCCAACGGACAGAGTTTGGTAAAAAAAGCACAACGGGGAAGAAGGAACAACAACAAAGACGAATAGGAAGTCAATTTCTAGACTTATTTTGGGAACAAATAATccatttatttatacatataaACTAAGTTGTCTTTAAATGATGATGCTGCATGACTGCAGCAGGCAGTCCTTTCTTTTATTCTGACCTGGGACTTTGAGATGCATATATCCAAGAAATAAGCAGAGTAGAGCTTATTTGCCTTTTTGTGCGTGATTCTTGGAGATGTTCTAGCAATAAGACTTTCATAGATTATTTATTGTATTTTCGTTGGTGATATATTGAGTTATTATTTGGAATGTAAATGTTCCAGCAAATAAGATTATGGTAGATGAGTTATTAATTTTTCCTCTGTAATGCTGTTCGTGGATTTGTCTCACTGTATTGCATGTTGTACTGGCAGAGAGTCCATCCTTTTCAGCATGGGCAGTATCTTGACTGATTTTGATATTTTGTGATCGTGATGGACAGATACCTGGAAACACTGGGTGCATAGCCAGAACTTGTGCAGCATCAGCAGTTGGACTACATCTGGTTGAGGTATCCATtaatgtagtttttttttttctctaaatttCTTTTCCACACAACATATCAGAAAATATTGCTTTCGTCCACACAGTTTCAGTTCTCCAAATTTGATAATATTACTAGTTCTTCTTTTTCAGCCATTGGGGTTTCAGGTTGATGATACAAAATTAAAACGTGCTGGACTTGATTATTGGCCGTATCCTTCTGGAGTTTACAATAATGCAATGCCTGTGTTTCTACACAGATACAATTCCTGACTATAGATGTTTTTCTCTTGTTCACCTTCTTTCATGTTGTCTTAATTAGCATTATCCACATCTTACCCCCATAAGTTTCGAGTCTCAGGCTTGACTTCTGCAATCAGCAAACTATGCCTTATTGAATCTTTGCATCTGCAGTAACATTTCCATATTCTTTTGTCTTTCATGATTGTTTTGTGCTTTAGTTGTAGGATTTAAATTACAATTTGTAATACTCAAATTTGGAGAAATGTTGAAACGTTGATATTTCATCAGATATGTAGTTGTTAAAGTGCATGGCTCATGGGGAGAATTCCGTGACTATTTCAGTCAACAGGTTATATAGCTCCTTGAATTTTATGCACTCTTTTCTATACTTTAGATTAAGGTGCATTTACTTTCTCAGACTGGGGAAAAAAGGCTGCTAGCATTTACTAAGAGAGGAGCTACTGTTCATTCTGTGAGTGCTTTTATCCTGTTAATGATTTATCAATTTTAAGAACTTGACTGTTCATTCAGTGACTTGGTGCTTCATTTTGTCCATGACTTTGTTTAAGTTTCATTTCTCATGACATCATTTAGCATCTTTTGGTTTGGTAAAACACAGGGCactgaaaagtgaaaactttcTTGGCTTCTTGAAATCGCAGAAATCTCTATAATATATTGCATCATTGCTAAATGTGGTGATTGAACGTACAGTTTTGAAATTGTGTCCCATTGCTCTCAcagctttgacttttcttcagttctccccccccccccctttttagtaaatataaataaatgacaaaattaaCATGGAGAGCTTGATGGAATGCATCATGAGTTATCAGTTAACTATTGATTTTGTTTAAAAGCGAATTTAGGGCATAAATTTGAAGCAAAGTGAAGTGATCATTGGCTTTTCTGTTGTAAAAGTTGCTTACTCTAAAAGTCCCTTGGCTGTGTTTTTATCTGGCAGATCATAGTATTTAATTAGTGTTCATGGGTTGGCTTGTCTTAAAAGACTCTACAATAATACAGTCCTGTGAGGGAGTTTTTAGATATGTCAAGCGTGGAGTTTATGTTCAGGACCATATCTCAATCTCATGTTTATGCATTTGCCTAAATTCCCTaacatgaaatattttccaaactAATATATGCTTGTGCTTTCTAAAGTCCTGATTCTTAAGTTCGTATATTGCATGCCTTAAATCTGTGGTATTTCTTAAGATGTCAATTGAAGTAGAAACTGGGGAGTGGATGTGGTGATATACACATACTGGACATCTCCACTAGACCTGCTTCACAATTTTCCTATTGTTCAAAAATTTTCGTCTGATTTCTTGCAATTTCAAATTCATGCAAGTCTTTAAAAATAGTTCTCTGTCTCAAACTATTAGCAAAGACTAAATAGTACTTATTAGCCCGGTAACAGTATTACCATTTCGAGTCACCTCATATATCTCTCTATCTGATTTTAGCAAATGTTTTAGTTTTCTCACAATCTTATTTTAGAAAGCAATCAAGATTTCATTTCTCTAAGTTCACATCTTACCAGATTTCACTTGGCACGATTACCTACAGTTTATGACTTTAAAATCCTTCTGGGAGGAAGGGTTGTTTGCATGTTGCTTATACCTCTTTTTGTGAATATTTTCCTCCCAATGAAATCTGTTTTAGTGTTCAATCCAAGGGGAGTTGGATATTGAAACCTGCTCCTTCTTAAAGTGATTTGTCCAgaatttgatttatattggtgCAGGAAGTTTCTTATAGGAAGGGCGATTGGCTTGTATTTGGCTCAGAAACCAGTGGCCTGCCGCCTGAAGCCCTTCTTGATTGTAAGACAGAACCACATGGTGGTGGTGCTATACGAATCCCCATGGTTGAAACATACGTTAGATGTCTGAATTTGTCTGTGAGTGTTGGCATCGCATTGTACGAAGCATCTAGACAGCTAAATTATGAGCTACTTCAATGTCCATCAGAGCCTTATATGGACACTGAATCATCATTTGTTACTGAAGACATTTTCGCTTGAGCTGGTACTAACTTTGACAAATTGGTTAGTTAGTTAAACTTGAGGACAGGTCGAACACTTTAACGATTCTAAAAGCTAACTTTGCAGTTACAGATGATGCTGCAGTCAAACATATGTTTTTGCTCTTGCACAAGATTATTTGGAGCTGGGATCATTTCTCCTCAAAGATGGTAGAACACTTGACacatcatgattagtggtggcaATTAGTTATACAAATTTGAAGGTCTAGTTCCTGTACTTAGTCAGGGTtcttaatttttctttcaacttCGGTTCTCTTTGGCTTTCCCTTCGGGCGTGTTTTGTCAGCGTCCTCTTGCATGAAGGCAGTCATCACAGGATCAAACTCTTAATATTACTAAGCGGCGCATCTCTTTttgctggaaattcttgtgaGCTAGGAATGGGTATGGATGTGTACCACTGGAATCCCTTCATCTGTATTCAATGGAGTTTATTTTTAAGAATTAGAGATTGCTTTTACTCTGGAGTTTAAGATGATGTTGTTGTGTATTGTTCTTATGTAATGCAATTATTGCTCTTATTATTTAAAAGGTTGAAAACCAAGAGATTCACAAATTTGTCTAATTCTTTTGATGTAATGGTATCCGTGTGTCTACTTGTCCTAACATATGTAAGCTGGGCTCTTTGTAGTTATCTAAATGATCAGTAGCCAGAAGTGAAAGTCACCCTGTCCTTGTACTAAGGGCGTCCAGGCCAACTAACCTCAGCTTTTATGTATATCCAGACAACAAAGTCCCACTCCCATGTTCTCCACAAGGGCTGGTTCTTTTCACCTTGAGAAAGTGCATATGAGGTTGTTCAATTAGTTGAACTGGATCTGCAACTTGTTTGGAAAAATCAGATAAAAGAATTTATCACCTGACCTGTGTGTTTAATTTGTCTAAGATAATCCCTGTTATTAAGTTCCACTTCTGTGGCCAGAGGGATACCACAGCAGTGATATACATACTTAAAATCTCTACTATATGCTTCCCCAGATTAGCTCTTCAAAGGTGGTTTGTCAAAACagaaaactctctcaaattCCTGGAGATTATCCTGTAAACTGACAAGATCAAAGCCAtagtttcactatgacccaaatTTGCTGCTAGTGGGCTTGTAGAGTAAATGCACATTCAATTCTGTCATGCTTCTCTATGAAATTCCATCAACATCACATGTCACATATGACAGTGTTGTGGACCCTTTTGTACCCCTCCATTCATGTAATTGGAATTTGGATGTAGTGTCATGCTTGAGTTGATTCCTATtaaaagttttccaaaaatGAATGCTAGTATAGTGAATATGTCTAAGAAGTCAGCTTGCTAAGAGGATGTGTTACCAGTTACCTGTGGACTAGAAAATGTGTAAAAGGATGAGGAAAAAATGTTCAAAATCCTTTGTTTGTTAACATGCATGATAGAACAATTAGAATCTCTTTTAAACATAATAAGTTAAACATGAATATTTTAATCCTTTTCTCTTTACctctcatcttctccaacttctttctacttctttctctcttctcaaaGGCCTTCGCTTCAAGGGTCTCCTTCCCATGACTTTCATCTTTTTTCTAAATAAAGTCTCacctaaatttttttaaagagaGTTTTCTGTTTTTCCTTGAGGTTACTAGTGAGAAATTTCTTTTCTCCTATAGGTTTCTATGGAGATTTTTAGATTctttttttgcttgttttgttgttAGATATAAATTTATTTCAGATCTGGTTATCAGAtctaaaaattttctagatcTTGGATTCATTTCAACAAATCTAATCATTAATATTTTGGAGTTTAAAATCATTAATTAACAGGTCTGGCGATTGCAACATGCATAAAATGAAGCTTTGTACATTTCAAATCTGTTCATAACTTTTTAGATTGATTGCGTTTGCTAATTTTATAGATTTATAATTTTTAGTGCATATTTAACCTGTCATTTGGATAGTGACGCATATGACGCCACCGCGACTTGACTCGTGCAGTCCTAATCTATTGTTTGTTTACATCCTaagtattataactaaataCAATTTTAGCTCTGATAAATCTTCATGAAAGAGCAATTTCACGTGAGCGACGCCGTATAGTCTCCACTTACAGCCTGAAAACGCCACAACATGAATTGAGATACCAGTACCACCATTTGCCCCTTTATTCTTCTTTTTGGGGCAATAGCACTTGCCTGATTAATAATGCAATTCCATTTCCTTTTGTCTTGACATTATAAATTTCAGTTTAGACAAGTAAAATCGTACTTTTGAAGTGCAAAAGGGACTCTTGAGATTTTATTACTAATGAATTTATGACAATTCTAAATTGTCTTGTCAAAGTTAAAAGTTTACACGACAAATTTAAGTGTAGATAAATACAAAGCAAGTCTTGAGTCACTAGATATAATTTTCCTAATGGTCTGTTATAAATTAAAAAAGGGATTTGTGAGTTATTCCCTCGGAATTTATAAGTCATGCCCTCAAGACCTATTTTGTCTTTTCAACCTAAGTAATATTTTGACAACTTTGAAAATGAAACCAATTTTCACTAACatctagtttgggagtttaagatagaaaagaaaagaagagaaagcttAAGttctgaaagaaaagaaaagacgaGATTTGGTTTTGATGTTGTTTAGAAGTttagaaaggaaatgaaatgatATTGGATACATATGTCAATAAAATTTTGTTCAATAGACATTTAGGAATAAAAATGATAGTTTAAAGATTTTATAAAGTTTGGTtcaactttttttaaaaaaattttcaactattATTGTCAAAGTGATCCATCTAGGGATGTCAACGGGTCGGATTCGGATCGGAATTGAAAATTCCGGATCCGGACCATTTTTATGTAGCAGATCCGAACCCAACCCGTATATCAGACGGTTCTTGACCTTGGAGTCTCGGAACTGGATCCGATGGGTCTGGGttggatccgggtcgggtctaaaAGGTccaaaattaaatccaaaaccaatcacaaaTCTAATCTCCAAacttaaacaaatcaaattacaaAATTAAATCAGAAATAGCTCGCAA
This portion of the Coffea arabica cultivar ET-39 chromosome 2e, Coffea Arabica ET-39 HiFi, whole genome shotgun sequence genome encodes:
- the LOC113732220 gene encoding uncharacterized protein isoform X1; its protein translation is MNSKTINITISPPSNFRYNAPILHPFFYFPPTKPKFQVFLYSRSHSISSFSSKTERGGVKALPSGAGEAVNEVSQNRLLQVVLVSPQIPGNTGCIARTCAASAVGLHLVEPLGFQVDDTKLKRAGLDYWPYVVVKVHGSWGEFRDYFSQQTGEKRLLAFTKRGATVHSEVSYRKGDWLVFGSETSGLPPEALLDCKTEPHGGGAIRIPMVETYVRCLNLSVSVGIALYEASRQLNYELLQCPSEPYMDTESSFVTEDIFA
- the LOC113732220 gene encoding uncharacterized protein isoform X2 gives rise to the protein MNSKTINITISPPSNFRYNAPILHPFFYFPPTKPKFQVFLYSRSHSISSFSSKTERGGVKALPSGAGEAVNEVSQNRLLQVVLVSPQIPGNTGCIARTCAASAVGLHLVEPLGFQVDDTKLKRAGLDYWPYVVVKVHGSWGEFRDYFSQQEVSYRKGDWLVFGSETSGLPPEALLDCKTEPHGGGAIRIPMVETYVRCLNLSVSVGIALYEASRQLNYELLQCPSEPYMDTESSFVTEDIFA